One segment of Rosa chinensis cultivar Old Blush chromosome 6, RchiOBHm-V2, whole genome shotgun sequence DNA contains the following:
- the LOC112172794 gene encoding zinc transport protein ZntB codes for MELADELQINGEEEGEDMDREPSAEAPRREPHLYRNHFGGMVRKKAYIFDGHGEFYNKEWDLTEGRGKEFCWYHVELPKGNQKLSQSAEQLIGVLCPPLKLQDILSLVSNGPFCGHVDGALVFRVNSPGPPASDFTFRIAARITEHSVITVSLGRVPRLGFSPVGESLLSEIPRVESPSYVRGEQKERSGIVIREHVLEFLLTMNHSEEADNPVPKSVSNLVVHIIDTHVDHLQDVVTKLEIELDSVELEMDKGGFALKKQMLDDRRFPKMHLNLQRLLQVIAHGEQVFPRVKEKCSSKQWFSSEDVNSLEELTGRLRRLKDNVGFIANRVTAIQAGLDSWQAEQINRKLYYLSFLSIVFLPLSIITGVFGMNVGGVPWTGQNDPTLKNGFRNVMLLCIVMLLVALLCFSFPALYTRIVTWQRRRVLRRSWSLNRKSFLSRTHGIGVQERRGYLRL; via the exons ATGGAGCTAGCTGATGAGCTACAGATCAATGgagaggaagagggagaggacATGGACAGAGAGCCGTCTGCAGAGGCTCCTCGCAGAGAGCCTCATCTCTATCGGAACCATTTTGGGGGCATGGTGAGGAAGAAAGCCTATATTTTTGATGGGCATGGCGAATTTTACAATAAGGAATGGGATCTTACAGAGGGTAGAGGAAAAGAGTTTTGTTGGTATCATGTAGAGCTTCCAAAAGGAAATCAGAAACTATCTCAATCTGCAGAACAACTCATTGGTGTTCTTTGCCCGCCTTTGAAACTACAGGACATTCTCTCGCTTGTCAGCAATGGACCCTTTTGTGGGCATGTCGATGGGGCTCTTGTATTCAGAGTCAACTCCCCAGGTCCTCCTGCCAGTGATTTCACATTTAGAATTGCTGCAAGAATCACTGAACACTCGGTGATTACTGTATCTTTGGGCCGTGTCCCCAGATTGGGTTTCTCGCCAGTGGGCGAATCTCTTCTCTCGGAGATTCCTAGAGTGGAGAGTCCCTCTTATGTTAGAGGTGAGCAGAAGGAAAGGAGTGGGATTGTGATAAGGGAGCATGTTCTTGAGTTCTTATTGACGATGAATCATTCTGAAGAGGCTGATAATCCTGTGCCAAAATCTGTCTCCAATCTTGTGGTTCATATTATTGACACGCATGTTGATCACCTCCAAGATGTTGTGACTAAACTTGAAATTGAATTGGATTCCGTTGAGCTTGAGATGGATAAAG GTGGTTTTGCTTTGAAGAAACAAATGCTAGATGATAGAAGATTTCCTAAAATGCATCTAAATCTGCAGCGCCTCTTGCAG GTGATTGCTCATGGGGAGCAAGTTTTTCCTCGGGTCAAAGAAAAATGTTCTTCCAAACAATGGTTTTCCAGTGAAGATGTTAACTCTCTTGAAGAGCTGACTGGACGGTTGAGGAGGCTAAAGGATAATGTAGGGTTTATAGCAAATCGTGTCACAGCAATACAGGCTGGTCTAGACAGCTGGCAAGCTGAGCAAATAAACAGGAAACTATATTATCTCTCTTTCCTTTCTATCGTATTCCTTCCTCTATCCATCATTACTGGAG tgtttggcatgaatgtggGTGGAGTTCCATGGACAGGACAAAACGACCCAACATTGAAGAATGGTTTCCGTAATGTGATGTTACTTTGCATTGTTATGCTACTTGTGGCACTGCTCTGCTTCAGTTTTCCTGCTCTTTATACCCGTATAGTTACTTGGCAAAGGAGAAGAGTCCTGAGGAGAAGCTGGTCCCTCAACAGGAAGTCATTTCTCAGTAGAACCCATGGAATTGGAGTTCAAGAAAGAAGGGGCTACCTTCGGCTTTGA
- the LOC112171145 gene encoding DEAD-box ATP-dependent RNA helicase 42-like, whose protein sequence is MARRHSGESSDDDVRGGRDKYRQHRSKSESRSNNHLEQGDIDSSDSDRDNRTKRQGRRDDEKERERSSERVRSDRHGRWRGDRQDRDQHTSDEDGEVAEKDRDGQERERKNENGNRQRERDPSDRYGRWRGDRQDRDVQTSDEDGELAEKDRGGQERERKNENGNRQRENGNGDRGRENRSSEDDERLKRYRHESGHRRREDEDGRRNRDRHSRHYSERRDEREERRTSERKRDSRDDGGQSRHRNRDDDGEIKNRRIAEIRR, encoded by the coding sequence ATGGCTAGACGGCATAGTGGTGAATCGAGTGATGATGATGTGAGGGGTGGAAGAGATAAGTACCGTCAGCATAGAAGTAAAAGTGAGTCGAGGTCAAACAATCATCTTGAACAGGGTGACATTGATTCCTCAGATTCTGATAGAGATAATAGAACAAAGAGACAAGGGAGACGGGATGATGAGAAGGAAAGGGAAAGGTCCAGTGAGAGGGTTCGCAGTGATAGACATGGAAGGTGGCGGGGTGATCGTCAAGATAGGGATCAACACACTTCTGATGAAGACGGTGAGGTGGCAGAGAAAGACAGGGATGGGCaagaaagggaaaggaaaaatgaaaatgggaaCAGACAACGTGAAAGGGATCCCAGTGATAGATATGGAAGGTGGCGGGGTGATCGTCAAGATAGGGATGTACAAACTTCTGATGAAGATGGTGAGCTGGCCGAGAAAGACAGGGGTGGGCaagaaagggaaaggaaaaatgaaaatgggaaCAGACAACGTGAAAATGGGAATGGTGATAGGGGGAGAGAAAATAGAAGTTCTGAAGATGATGAGCGACTGAAGAGATACCGACATGAGAGTGGACATAGAAGGCGGGAGGACGAGGATGGTCGTAGAAACAGGGACAGGCATTCACGTCACTACTCTGAGCGCAGGGATGAAAGGGAAGAGCGCAGAACTTCAGAACGGAAAAGGGATAGTAGAGATGATGGTGGGCAAAGTAGGCATAGAAACCGGGATGACGATGGTGAGATAAAGAATCGCAGAATTGCAGAAATAAGAAGGTGA